In one window of Nakamurella sp. PAMC28650 DNA:
- a CDS encoding glutamyl-tRNA reductase: MLMVLGASHHDLELTQLERLSTSTDSLSQALRELTAADGAIRGSVVLATCNRLEIYLDADRFHDAIDAVTDRIAAVAEIDPADAAGLLKVRVGAPVAAHLFTVASGLDSMVVGEAEISGQVSRALTAAHAAGTTTPILNSLFQSAARTAKQVTTGTGLGSAGRSVASVAIDIATAALPSAQTLDAALPLATSTCLIIGTGAYARVVAAALHARGCTRLQVFSPSGRADAFAATHHAEVVPADQFAEAVSKADLVIACSGTTGGVLDVATITAALVGRENPLQLIDLALRPDVSAGVRALPGVRVIDLHTVAEGAAPEHRESINAAHDVVIAAVAKFEDDQASRALDPAVVALRKHVSGAVEKEMVRLRAKYDDAIAAEVELAMHRVTQSLLHTPTLRAKELARTGDGAGYLQALHTLFGIELPTSPDH, encoded by the coding sequence ATGCTCATGGTTCTCGGTGCCAGCCACCACGACCTGGAGCTGACCCAGTTGGAGCGGCTTTCGACGAGCACCGACTCTCTCAGCCAGGCCCTGCGCGAATTGACCGCCGCTGACGGCGCGATCCGGGGCTCCGTCGTACTTGCCACCTGCAACCGGCTCGAGATCTACCTGGACGCCGATCGCTTCCACGACGCGATCGATGCCGTCACCGACCGGATCGCCGCGGTGGCCGAGATCGATCCGGCCGATGCAGCGGGGCTTCTCAAGGTCCGGGTCGGCGCCCCCGTTGCCGCGCATCTGTTCACGGTCGCCTCCGGGCTCGATTCGATGGTCGTCGGCGAGGCCGAGATCTCGGGGCAGGTGTCACGCGCACTGACCGCGGCCCACGCCGCCGGCACCACGACGCCGATCCTGAACTCCCTCTTCCAGTCCGCCGCCAGGACCGCCAAGCAGGTGACCACCGGCACCGGGCTCGGGTCGGCCGGTCGGTCGGTCGCGTCGGTGGCGATCGACATCGCCACGGCCGCGCTCCCGTCGGCCCAGACCCTGGACGCCGCGCTACCGCTGGCCACCTCGACCTGCCTGATCATCGGAACGGGGGCGTACGCCAGGGTGGTCGCCGCCGCGCTGCACGCTCGCGGCTGCACCCGGCTGCAGGTCTTCTCCCCGAGCGGGCGCGCCGACGCCTTCGCCGCCACCCATCACGCCGAGGTGGTGCCGGCCGACCAGTTCGCCGAAGCCGTCAGCAAGGCGGACCTCGTCATCGCCTGCAGCGGCACCACTGGTGGCGTCCTGGACGTGGCCACCATCACCGCGGCCCTGGTCGGGCGCGAGAACCCGCTGCAGCTGATCGATCTCGCGCTCCGACCGGATGTGTCCGCCGGTGTGCGCGCGCTGCCGGGCGTCCGGGTCATCGACCTGCACACCGTTGCGGAGGGTGCTGCGCCCGAGCATCGGGAATCGATCAACGCCGCTCATGATGTCGTCATCGCGGCCGTGGCGAAGTTCGAGGACGACCAGGCGAGCCGGGCACTCGACCCGGCTGTCGTCGCCCTTCGCAAGCACGTCTCCGGGGCGGTGGAGAAGGAGATGGTCCGGCTCCGGGCCAAGTACGACGACGCCATCGCGGCGGAGGTCGAGTTGGCCATGCACCGGGTCACGCAATCCCTGCTGCACACGCCGACGCTCCGGGCCAAGGAGTTGGCCAGGACCGGTGACGGGGCCGGCTACCTCCAGGCCCTGCACACCCTTTTCGGCATCGAACTGCCGACGTCCCCGGACCACTGA
- the hemE gene encoding uroporphyrinogen decarboxylase, which yields MTTHAATSVEADHTTEADTTTQAERTLPADHPLRDGRLDGAPLLRAYRGLPTAAHPVWFMRQAGRSLPEYMRVRTGTGMLQACLTPDLAAEITLQPVRRHGVDAAILFSDIVVPLKLAGIGVEIVPGTGPVVDHPIRTAADVAALPQLDPAALAPISQAAANCVQALGRTPLIGFAGAPFTLASYLVEGGPSREHLRTKALMHAEPETWHALASWVAGVTGSFLRAQILAGASAVQLFDSWAGGLSLADYQRFVAEHSATVLASVSDLPVPRVHFGINTGELLAAMRDAGADVMGVDHRIPLDVANQRLGGRTPLQGNIDPALLFAGDRPLHEATLACLEAGRSAPGHVVNLGHGVPPDTDPDVLTRLVAFIHDQP from the coding sequence ATGACGACGCACGCAGCCACCTCCGTAGAAGCCGACCACACCACCGAGGCCGACACCACCACACAGGCCGAGCGGACCCTGCCGGCCGACCACCCCCTGCGTGACGGCAGGTTGGACGGCGCTCCCCTGCTGAGGGCCTACCGCGGACTGCCCACCGCCGCTCATCCCGTCTGGTTCATGCGCCAGGCCGGACGGTCCCTACCCGAGTACATGAGGGTGCGCACCGGGACGGGCATGCTCCAGGCCTGCCTCACCCCGGACCTGGCCGCCGAGATCACCCTGCAGCCCGTACGCCGACACGGGGTGGACGCGGCGATCCTGTTCAGCGACATCGTGGTTCCGTTGAAACTGGCCGGCATCGGGGTGGAGATCGTGCCCGGCACTGGGCCGGTCGTCGACCACCCCATCCGGACCGCGGCGGACGTGGCAGCGCTTCCGCAGCTGGACCCGGCCGCGCTGGCGCCGATCAGCCAGGCGGCCGCCAACTGCGTGCAGGCGCTCGGCCGCACACCATTGATCGGTTTCGCGGGCGCACCGTTCACGCTGGCGTCCTACCTGGTCGAGGGCGGACCGAGCCGGGAACACCTGCGCACCAAGGCCCTGATGCACGCAGAGCCCGAGACCTGGCACGCGCTGGCCTCCTGGGTGGCCGGCGTCACCGGCTCGTTCCTGCGGGCCCAGATCCTGGCCGGGGCCTCGGCGGTCCAACTGTTCGACTCCTGGGCCGGCGGCCTGTCCCTGGCCGACTACCAGCGCTTCGTCGCCGAGCACTCGGCCACGGTGCTCGCCTCCGTCTCCGACCTCCCGGTGCCGCGGGTGCACTTCGGGATCAACACCGGAGAACTGCTGGCCGCGATGCGTGATGCCGGCGCCGATGTGATGGGTGTGGATCACCGCATCCCGCTCGACGTCGCGAACCAGCGCCTCGGTGGCCGCACGCCCCTGCAGGGCAACATCGACCCGGCGCTGCTCTTCGCCGGCGACCGACCGCTGCACGAAGCAACACTCGCCTGCCTGGAAGCCGGCCGCAGCGCCCCGGGTCACGTCGTCAACCTCGGGCACGGCGTACCTCCGGACACCGACCCCGACGTCCTGACCCGTCTGGTGGCCTTCATCCACGACCAGCCATGA
- the thrC gene encoding threonine synthase has product MTSVISSASPTTSSVDLGPAVALSCRECGNRVALGPFYACTECFGPLEVAYEFTSTGQALREQIEAGPQNIWRYAPLLPVPADIAGTPNINPGGTKLVRADNLARELGMKTLWVKDDSGNPTHSFKDRVVAVALAAARQLGFKVLACPSTGNLANAVAAAAARAGIRSVVFVPSNLEQQKILTTAAYGGTLVAVDGNYDDINRLAGEIAGEQEDWAFVNVNVRPYYAEGSKTLGYEVAEQLGWRLPEQVVIPIASGAQLVKIDKGFSELVALGLVEDASYKVFGAQATGCNPVSAAFKDGRDFIQPVRPDTIAKSLAIGNPADGPYVLDVVKRTGGAIEDVTDEEVIEGIKLLARTEGIFAETAGGVTVAVLRKLLASGQLDPNAETVIFNTGDGLKTLDAIAHVVGPTATIPPTLAAFDATGLA; this is encoded by the coding sequence ATGACCTCTGTCATCAGCTCTGCCAGCCCCACCACCAGTTCGGTCGATCTCGGTCCGGCCGTGGCGCTGTCGTGTCGCGAGTGCGGAAACCGCGTCGCCCTCGGGCCCTTCTACGCGTGCACCGAATGTTTCGGGCCGTTGGAGGTCGCCTACGAGTTCACCTCCACCGGCCAGGCCCTCCGCGAGCAGATCGAGGCCGGGCCGCAGAACATCTGGCGCTACGCTCCCCTGCTTCCCGTTCCGGCCGACATCGCCGGCACTCCCAACATCAACCCGGGCGGTACCAAGCTCGTCCGCGCCGACAACCTGGCGCGCGAGCTCGGGATGAAAACCCTGTGGGTGAAGGATGATTCGGGTAATCCGACGCACTCCTTCAAGGACCGGGTGGTCGCCGTCGCGCTCGCTGCCGCCCGTCAGCTCGGCTTCAAGGTGCTCGCCTGCCCGTCGACCGGCAACCTGGCCAATGCGGTGGCCGCGGCCGCAGCACGCGCCGGGATCCGTTCGGTGGTCTTCGTACCGTCCAACCTCGAGCAGCAGAAGATCCTGACGACGGCGGCCTACGGCGGAACCCTGGTCGCCGTCGACGGCAACTACGACGACATCAACCGCCTGGCCGGGGAGATCGCCGGTGAGCAGGAGGACTGGGCCTTCGTCAACGTCAACGTCCGGCCCTATTACGCCGAGGGATCCAAGACTCTCGGCTACGAGGTCGCCGAGCAGCTCGGCTGGCGACTGCCCGAGCAGGTCGTCATCCCGATCGCCTCGGGCGCCCAACTGGTCAAGATCGACAAGGGGTTCAGCGAGTTGGTCGCGCTCGGCCTGGTGGAGGACGCGTCGTACAAGGTCTTCGGCGCCCAGGCGACCGGCTGCAACCCGGTCTCGGCGGCGTTCAAGGACGGCCGCGACTTCATCCAGCCCGTTCGCCCCGACACGATCGCCAAGTCGCTCGCGATCGGCAATCCGGCAGACGGTCCCTATGTGCTCGACGTGGTCAAGCGGACCGGCGGCGCAATCGAGGACGTCACCGACGAAGAGGTCATCGAGGGCATCAAGTTGCTGGCCCGGACCGAGGGCATCTTCGCCGAGACCGCGGGCGGCGTCACGGTTGCCGTGCTGCGCAAGCTGCTGGCCTCCGGTCAGCTGGACCCGAACGCCGAGACGGTCATCTTCAACACCGGCGACGGTCTCAAGACCCTCGATGCCATTGCCCACGTCGTCGGCCCGACCGCCACCATCCCGCCGACGCTGGCAGCCTTCGACGCGACCGGCCTCGCGTAG
- the hemQ gene encoding hydrogen peroxide-dependent heme synthase, with product MSNDDAVTPTATTPARVTAREINKSIRYTAYSVYSRAGELDSPDDKATAELTDLVAALAEKDVLIRGLYDVSALRADADLMVWWHASSAEALQSAARALRRTSVGRSLRPAWSAMGLHRPAEFNKGHVPAFLSGTAPKQWVTVYPFVRSYEWYLLPDEERRGMLVEHGMMGREYTQVLSNTVAAFALGDYEWLLALEADELHDTVDLMRHLRASGARMHVREEVPFYSGYRIDEAGVVEVLR from the coding sequence ATGAGCAACGACGACGCCGTCACCCCCACCGCGACCACGCCGGCAAGGGTCACCGCACGCGAGATCAACAAGTCGATCCGCTACACCGCCTACTCGGTCTACTCCCGTGCGGGCGAGCTGGATTCGCCGGATGACAAGGCCACGGCCGAGCTGACCGATCTGGTCGCCGCCCTGGCCGAGAAGGACGTCCTGATCCGAGGGCTCTACGACGTGTCCGCGCTGCGTGCGGACGCAGACCTGATGGTCTGGTGGCACGCTTCCAGCGCCGAAGCTCTGCAATCTGCGGCCCGCGCCCTGCGTCGCACGTCCGTCGGGCGGAGCCTGCGCCCGGCCTGGTCGGCAATGGGACTGCATCGTCCGGCGGAGTTCAACAAGGGTCACGTGCCTGCCTTCCTGTCCGGAACGGCACCGAAGCAGTGGGTCACGGTCTACCCGTTCGTCCGCTCCTACGAGTGGTACCTGCTCCCCGACGAAGAGCGCCGCGGGATGCTCGTCGAGCACGGCATGATGGGCCGCGAGTACACCCAGGTGCTGTCCAACACGGTGGCCGCGTTCGCTCTCGGCGACTACGAGTGGCTGCTGGCCCTCGAGGCCGACGAACTGCACGACACCGTCGACCTGATGCGTCATCTCCGCGCCTCGGGGGCGAGAATGCATGTCCGCGAAGAGGTTCCGTTCTACTCCGGATACCGGATCGACGAGGCCGGCGTGGTCGAGGTGCTGCGGTGA
- the rpsT gene encoding 30S ribosomal protein S20 yields the protein MANIKSQIKRIRTNEQARLRNKSVKSALKTAIRRVKAATATGDKAAATVELVAANRSLDKAVSKGVIHANQAANRKSALAQQVNAL from the coding sequence GTGGCCAACATCAAGTCCCAGATCAAGCGCATTCGCACCAACGAGCAGGCGCGCCTGCGCAACAAGTCCGTGAAGTCAGCACTCAAGACTGCGATTCGTCGCGTCAAGGCCGCCACCGCCACCGGCGACAAGGCCGCTGCCACCGTCGAACTGGTCGCCGCGAACCGCAGCCTGGACAAGGCCGTCTCCAAGGGTGTCATCCACGCGAACCAGGCCGCCAACCGCAAGTCGGCGCTGGCGCAGCAGGTCAACGCCCTCTGA
- the holA gene encoding DNA polymerase III subunit delta, with amino-acid sequence MSAAAAPLDPLLLVLGDEPLLVDRAVAGAVSAARRVDPDVERREAAAASLSPLEFSDLVAPSLFAEPRVVVIRQAHEASKELVAAVVDYARDPVEGVVLVVQHLGGARNKALADALRKAGAAVLTCNKITKPAERIEFVRHEIRSAGGTTTPDAVAALVDAVGSDLRELAAAAGQLVADTGGMVDESAVRRYHRGRAEVNGFAVADLAVAGDVPSALEALRWAMGVGVAHVLVADALADGIRTVAKVSGARPGNGYALSGELGMPPWKIDRARTAARYWSEPGLARAMEVVADLNGAVKGLAADADYALEKAVIDLSRARRLR; translated from the coding sequence GTGTCCGCCGCCGCTGCTCCACTGGATCCACTGCTGCTCGTGCTGGGTGACGAGCCGCTCCTGGTGGATCGGGCGGTTGCCGGTGCCGTCAGCGCGGCGCGACGGGTGGACCCCGACGTGGAACGGCGCGAAGCGGCCGCAGCCAGCCTCTCGCCCCTGGAGTTCTCGGATCTCGTCGCCCCGAGCCTGTTCGCCGAGCCGCGGGTGGTGGTCATCCGCCAGGCGCACGAGGCGTCGAAGGAACTCGTGGCCGCGGTGGTCGACTACGCACGCGATCCGGTGGAGGGTGTCGTGCTGGTGGTCCAGCATCTGGGCGGGGCCAGGAACAAGGCTCTGGCGGACGCGCTGCGGAAGGCGGGCGCCGCCGTCCTGACCTGCAACAAGATCACCAAACCGGCCGAGCGGATCGAATTCGTCCGTCACGAGATTCGATCTGCCGGTGGAACGACTACGCCGGATGCGGTGGCGGCTCTCGTCGATGCCGTCGGATCCGACCTGCGCGAACTTGCTGCGGCAGCCGGTCAGCTCGTCGCCGACACCGGCGGGATGGTCGACGAGTCGGCGGTCCGCCGCTATCACCGCGGTCGTGCCGAGGTGAACGGCTTCGCGGTCGCCGATCTGGCGGTGGCCGGTGATGTGCCGTCCGCCCTGGAAGCGCTCCGATGGGCGATGGGTGTTGGCGTGGCGCACGTACTGGTCGCCGACGCCCTGGCCGACGGCATCCGGACGGTGGCGAAGGTATCCGGCGCCCGTCCGGGAAACGGCTATGCGCTCTCCGGCGAGTTGGGCATGCCGCCGTGGAAGATCGATCGGGCGCGCACGGCAGCCCGGTACTGGAGCGAACCCGGGCTGGCTCGCGCGATGGAAGTGGTCGCGGACCTCAACGGGGCCGTCAAGGGTCTCGCAGCAGACGCCGACTACGCGCTGGAGAAGGCGGTCATCGACTTGTCGCGTGCTCGACGCCTCCGCTGA
- a CDS encoding NAD(P)/FAD-dependent oxidoreductase: MTPAATVVVGGGIAGLVTAWQLATGGHGVEVLEAGPVVGGCIARHTVGGLGLDSGAESFATATPVVADLIAALGIDDRIVSPNPLGAWVRHAGGTAPLPLAALIGIPARPLAADVRRVLGSVGAARAALDLLLPGRFGATEPTLGGLVGLRMGRRVVDRLVEPVAGGVYSTDPDELEVDSVQPRLRGAVHDTGSLAHAVRALRGSGARPGSAVAGLSGGLFELIVALRSAVEAAGGTITTGVRVEGLTPGGDGWLLRTSLGPRTARDVVLAVPGVAAAALLSGQGVTVPPAVTATSNVQLVTLVVDHHGLDSHPRGTGLLVSRHASGVTAKALTHATAKWAWLAEQAGPGRHVLRLSYGRGDQPLPEAEELLDLALIDSTVMTGVALTRATLVDSDLTTWTSALPRPAPGHRAAMDRLREQVGSLPGLHLTGSMTAGTGLAAVVAEARACARQLTERLGPADHTTGTDRRPDPSVSASTSATPQPPETPPTAA, from the coding sequence ATGACGCCGGCGGCGACGGTCGTCGTCGGGGGCGGCATCGCGGGTCTGGTGACGGCCTGGCAACTCGCCACCGGCGGGCACGGCGTGGAGGTCCTGGAGGCCGGTCCGGTCGTCGGTGGATGCATCGCCCGGCACACGGTCGGCGGGCTGGGCCTGGATTCCGGGGCCGAGTCGTTCGCCACCGCAACACCTGTCGTGGCGGATCTGATCGCCGCACTCGGGATCGACGACCGGATCGTGTCGCCGAATCCGTTGGGGGCGTGGGTCCGTCACGCAGGCGGAACGGCGCCGCTTCCGCTGGCGGCGCTGATCGGCATCCCCGCCCGGCCCCTGGCCGCGGACGTCCGGCGGGTGCTCGGCTCCGTCGGCGCGGCCAGGGCCGCGCTGGACCTGCTGCTGCCGGGTCGGTTCGGCGCCACCGAACCGACCCTCGGCGGCCTGGTCGGTCTGCGGATGGGACGACGGGTGGTGGACCGCCTCGTCGAGCCGGTGGCCGGTGGGGTCTACTCCACCGACCCCGACGAGTTGGAGGTCGACTCCGTGCAGCCCCGTCTGCGCGGTGCCGTGCACGACACCGGCTCGCTGGCGCACGCCGTCCGGGCGCTCCGCGGGTCGGGGGCCCGCCCCGGTTCGGCGGTGGCCGGCCTGTCGGGGGGACTCTTCGAGCTGATCGTCGCCCTCCGGTCGGCCGTCGAAGCGGCCGGCGGGACCATCACCACCGGAGTGCGGGTGGAGGGCCTGACCCCTGGCGGCGATGGCTGGCTGCTGCGCACCTCCCTTGGTCCCAGAACCGCCCGGGATGTGGTGCTCGCGGTTCCCGGAGTGGCAGCTGCCGCCCTGTTGTCGGGCCAGGGTGTGACGGTGCCGCCGGCGGTGACCGCCACCAGCAACGTGCAACTGGTCACCCTGGTCGTGGATCACCACGGCCTCGACAGCCATCCGCGCGGGACCGGCCTGCTGGTGTCCAGGCACGCCTCGGGCGTCACCGCCAAGGCGCTGACGCACGCCACCGCCAAGTGGGCCTGGCTGGCGGAGCAGGCCGGGCCGGGGCGGCACGTCCTGCGTCTTTCCTACGGGCGCGGTGACCAGCCGCTCCCAGAGGCGGAGGAACTCCTTGACCTCGCACTCATCGACAGCACGGTGATGACCGGGGTCGCGCTGACGCGAGCCACCCTCGTCGATTCCGATCTCACCACCTGGACCTCGGCCCTGCCGCGCCCGGCACCCGGTCACCGCGCAGCCATGGACCGGCTGCGGGAGCAGGTCGGGAGCCTTCCCGGGCTGCACCTCACCGGTTCCATGACGGCCGGGACAGGGCTCGCTGCGGTGGTGGCCGAGGCGAGGGCCTGCGCCCGCCAACTGACCGAGCGCCTCGGCCCGGCCGACCACACGACCGGCACCGACCGCCGTCCTGACCCGTCCGTCTCCGCGAGTACGTCGGCTACGCCACAGCCGCCGGAGACACCGCCGACCGCAGCCTGA
- a CDS encoding peptidylprolyl isomerase → MRPIFSAAALLLSLVVVSSCASNSAGNAAPASSSSSPAGAAQSGASGSATCSYPSDGSAAAKPATAPPASEPKSGTVDVTIALTGGDVKITMDRARTPCTIGSFVHLATAGYFDNTTCHRLTTTSSLKVLQCGDPSGTGSGTPGYSFADETNASMTYGTGTVAMANAGPNTNGSQFFLVYGDSGLSPDYTVFGHITGGLDVLTKIAAAGVSGGSQDGAPASPITISKVTVGS, encoded by the coding sequence TTGCGCCCGATCTTCTCTGCTGCCGCCCTGCTGCTCTCGCTGGTCGTCGTCAGCTCGTGTGCCTCGAATTCCGCCGGCAACGCCGCGCCCGCATCGTCCAGTTCTTCGCCGGCCGGTGCTGCCCAGTCGGGCGCGTCCGGGTCGGCGACCTGCTCGTACCCCTCAGACGGCAGCGCCGCAGCCAAACCGGCGACCGCTCCGCCGGCTTCGGAACCGAAGAGCGGGACGGTCGACGTCACCATCGCTCTGACCGGCGGTGACGTGAAGATCACCATGGACCGGGCCAGGACCCCCTGCACCATCGGCAGTTTCGTGCACCTGGCCACCGCCGGCTACTTCGACAACACCACATGCCATCGCCTGACCACGACCAGCAGCTTGAAGGTGCTCCAGTGCGGCGACCCGTCCGGCACCGGTTCGGGTACTCCGGGTTACAGCTTCGCCGACGAGACGAACGCCTCCATGACGTACGGGACGGGGACCGTGGCCATGGCCAACGCCGGACCGAACACCAACGGCTCGCAGTTCTTCCTGGTCTACGGCGACTCCGGCCTCTCCCCGGACTACACGGTTTTCGGTCACATCACCGGCGGACTGGACGTCCTGACGAAGATCGCCGCGGCGGGCGTCTCCGGTGGCTCGCAGGATGGCGCGCCGGCCTCGCCGATCACGATCAGCAAGGTGACCGTCGGCTCCTGA
- a CDS encoding ferrochelatase gives MNSPVSSGQALTDELSTAGGRDASALEYDAVLLAGFGGPEGPDDVMPFLRNVTRGRGIPDERLVEVSHHYLALDGVSPINEQNRHLRAALEAELQRRGVDLPVLWGNRNWAPFLPEVIASAADDGKVRLLGLATSAYSSYSGCRQYREDFGLALQSTGLVGKVRIDKVRPYYDQPGFVQPFIDDATVAVQDALAAGIALADIEVVFTTHSIPMTMARTAGSDALGDHDGTGAYVNQHLAVCRVVSSALDTFFGRPIGWQLAYQSRSGPPSMPWLEPDINDVISDLAGNGRKAVVVIPIGFVSDHVEVVWDLDNEALETAQQKGIWFRRVATPGTDPRFVSALVDLVMDRVEPSLAPAQRPSPTGLPARPGFCAVGCCVNGRGAKPTTAGQDSASDWQQYGVDAATLVASGIRGVG, from the coding sequence GTGAACAGCCCGGTGTCGAGCGGGCAGGCGCTGACAGACGAACTGTCGACCGCCGGGGGCCGTGATGCCTCCGCGCTGGAGTACGACGCGGTGCTGCTGGCCGGTTTCGGTGGCCCAGAGGGCCCGGACGACGTGATGCCGTTCCTGCGCAACGTGACCCGGGGCCGGGGCATCCCTGACGAGCGCCTCGTCGAGGTGTCGCACCACTACCTGGCGCTGGACGGTGTCTCGCCGATCAACGAGCAGAACCGCCACCTGCGCGCCGCGCTCGAGGCCGAGCTGCAGCGCCGCGGCGTGGATCTGCCGGTGCTCTGGGGCAATCGCAACTGGGCGCCGTTCCTGCCCGAGGTGATCGCCTCGGCGGCCGACGACGGGAAGGTCCGGCTGCTCGGACTGGCCACCTCGGCCTACTCCTCCTACTCGGGCTGCCGTCAGTACCGCGAGGACTTCGGTCTGGCCCTGCAGTCCACCGGGCTCGTCGGCAAGGTGCGGATCGACAAGGTCCGTCCGTACTACGACCAGCCCGGTTTCGTGCAGCCGTTCATCGACGACGCCACCGTCGCGGTCCAGGACGCCCTGGCCGCCGGAATTGCGTTGGCCGACATCGAGGTCGTCTTCACCACCCACTCGATCCCGATGACGATGGCCCGCACCGCCGGTTCCGACGCCCTCGGGGATCACGACGGCACCGGCGCCTACGTCAACCAGCACCTGGCGGTCTGCCGGGTGGTGAGCAGCGCCCTCGACACGTTCTTCGGTCGCCCGATCGGCTGGCAGCTGGCCTACCAGTCCCGTTCCGGGCCCCCGTCGATGCCCTGGCTCGAGCCCGACATCAACGACGTCATCAGCGATCTCGCCGGCAACGGCCGCAAGGCGGTGGTGGTGATCCCGATCGGATTCGTCTCCGATCACGTCGAGGTGGTGTGGGATCTGGACAACGAGGCCTTGGAGACGGCCCAGCAGAAGGGCATCTGGTTCCGCCGGGTCGCCACCCCCGGCACCGATCCTCGCTTCGTGTCCGCGCTGGTGGACCTCGTGATGGACCGAGTGGAGCCCTCGCTGGCACCGGCGCAGCGCCCCTCGCCGACGGGCCTGCCCGCCCGGCCGGGTTTCTGCGCGGTGGGTTGCTGCGTCAATGGGCGCGGAGCCAAACCCACCACCGCGGGCCAGGATTCGGCTTCGGACTGGCAGCAGTACGGGGTGGATGCGGCGACCCTGGTGGCCTCCGGGATCCGCGGTGTGGGTTGA